The region AGAAAATTCTTTAGTTAATATTACAAATAACGAGGGAGTTTGGCAATATACAGTTGAGGGAGATTTTAACTACTTAAATGCAAATGAACTTGCAACAGTTACATTTGATTATGTAGCTATTGATGATAGTGGTGTTGGTGCAGGAGATGCACACAATGAATCATCAGTATCAGAACCTGCAACTATTAGTGTTCAAATAGTAGGTACAAATGATCAACCAATTGTTTACAATGAAGTTAGAGGAATTGGTGGAGAAGATTCATTAATCTATGAACCTAGAGGAATTGGTGGAGAAGATTCATCATTAATCTATGAAACTACTGATATGGATTCTACTGATAGTAACAATGATGGAATTCTTAGAAATGATGAGGGAAGCACTAGAGTAGTTGGCTCTTTGATGGTTAGCGATGCTGATGATGATGCTACTCATACATTTAGACAAGTTAATGGTTCTGAATCAAGTAGTAATAGCTTGATTGATATAAATAGTATTGATATTGATGTAAATAGTAATGGCTCATACAGTATGAGAGGTGATTTTACTTCTTTAGCTGCAGGTGAGACAGCTACTATTACATTCCAATATGTAGCAGATGACAATGTAGATTCTATAGGAGAAGCTTCAACAAGTGAGCCTAAAATAGTTTCTATTACTATCACAGGTACAAATGATCAACCTGTTGTAGAAAACATTAACTTAAATGATGCTTCATATAACAATAGCAATTGGCAAGATGCAGACAATGGTATAAGCATCTCGGCTTATGACTTTAGAGGTCGCCCAGCATCAGTAAACTATGATAATGAAGGTTTAGGTGTTAACTCTCCAGGACGAGATATGGGAGAGATTGAAGATGGTTGGAGTGGATCTGAGGCTATAGTATTTGATTTTGATAGTGCTATGTCTAGTGTGACTATGGAACTAGCAAACATCGGAAACCACTACTCTTCTGAAGAAGTACAGTGGATAGCATATAAAGATGGAGTAGAAGTAGATAGAGGATCTTATGAAACTCCAAATCACAATCATACAAGTACGAGAGCTTTTACTATTGACCCAGATACTGACTTTGACTCTTTAAGAGTAGAGCCTATGACTGGAAATGGTCAATATGATAACTTCTATATTAAATCTTTAGATGTTTCAAGAGCAATCTATGAAACAAATTCAGAAGTTGATGTTATTGGAGTTGATGATACTTCTAGTGAAGCTGGAAACACTTTTAGCGGAGTATTAACTGCGACAGATGAAGATGCAAATGATACACCTACTTTCAATCTTGTTCAAGGTAGTGTTGAAGTAAATGATGTTTCTTCTCAAGATGTAAGTGTAGTTGTCAATCAAGATGGTACATATAATGTATCTGGAGACTTTGGTTATCTTGCAGCAGGTGAGACAGCTGTGGTTACATTTGACTATGTAGCTAATGATAATAGATACGATGCAAATGGTGAACCTTCTCAAAGTGAACCAAAAACACTTACTATGACTATTAGCGGTACAAATGATAAACCTGTTATTACAGATATCAATGCTAATGGCGAAGCATCTAATACATATACATATACAAATAATGATGATATGAATATACCAGAAAATGGTTCAAGCGGAATGATAGAGTCTTACATAGAAGTTGGTGATAATGCAACTATTGAAGATTTAAATGTTCAACTTGATTTAACTCATACTTGGGATGGAGACCTTGAAATAAGTTTGATTGCTCCAGATGGTACTCAAATAATGTTGTCAAATAATAGAGGCGGAAGTAGTGATAATTTTATTGATACTGTTTTTGATGATGAAGCCGATCAAAATATTGCTTCTGGTAGTGCTCCATTTAATGGAACTTTTTCTCCTGATGGTGATTTGTCTGTACTAGATGGTATGGATACACAAGGTACATGGACTCTACGTATAGATGATCAAGCGGGTGGAGATGCTGGTATGTTAGATTACTGGTCTTTACATTTCAATACTGCTAATGGTGGAGAAGTAATCTATGAATCTCACGATTACACAGATGTACCTAATGTTGAAGATACTCAAGAAGATGTTTCTACAACATTTACAGGTGTTATAGACACTGTAGTAGATGCTGATGTAAATGATACACACTCTTATGAGGTAGTTGATGGAACTGTTATGGTTAATGGAGTTTTAGCTGATCCTTCACTAGCAACTGTATCATTTAATGAAACTACTCAAAATTGGGAATACACAGTACAAGGCGACTTTAACTATCTTACTGTTGGTGAGAGAGCTACTGTAACATTTGATTATGTAGCTATTGATAGTAGCGGTGTAGGTAGCGGAGATGCAAACAATGAAAATTCAGTATCAGAACCTGCAACGATAAGAGTAACATTTACAGGTACAAATGATCAACCTATAGTTACAGACATAGATGCAAACAATGGTTCTGCTGTTTATGAATCTCATGATGCAGTAGATTTTATTGGTGCAGATGATACAAAAGCAGATGTTCTTACTACATTTACAGGTGTTATAAATACTGTAACTGATGATGATGCAAACGACACTCATACTTACGAACTAGTTGATGGTTCAGTTATGGTTGATGGAGTAGCGGTTGATTCTTCAATGGTTGAGGTTTCTTTTAATCAAGCTACTCAAAATTGGGAATACACAGTACAAGGCGACTTTAACTACATGGATGCAGGTCAAAATGCTACTGTAACATTTGAGTATGTAGCTGTTGATAGTAGTGGTGTAGGTGCTGGAGATGCAAACAATGAAACTTCAGTTTCAGAACCTGCAACTGTTACATTGGTACTTACAGGTACAAATGATCAACCAGTTATAGAATCAGTTACAACTGACAATATCATGGAACCTAACTTAACAGGTCTATTTGATATCTTTGGTAATGAAATACCAGAAGATTCTTTAATCTCAGGACAATTAAGTGAAGTTGTTTCAGATGATGATGCAAATAGCACTTACTCTTTTGTAGAACAAGGAAGCTACAACTTCGGTCAATGGGCTCCTGTATTTGCAAATGTTTCAGATACAAACGGTGTAATTGATTCAGATACATTCTTAAAACTAGATGCTGATGGAAGTTACAAAGTTTATAATCCTGACTTTAACAATCTTGGAGCAGGGGAAAATGTAACTGTAAGCTTTGATGTTCAAGTGACAGACGGTACTAATGATGCTAATGGAGAAACAGGAGTATCTGAAGCTAAAACTGTTACATTTACAGTTTCTGGTACAAATGATCAACCTGTAGCACATGATGTAAGAATGATGAATCATGAAGCTTTAGGTGATAATGTTAATAATATCTATGGTAATTTTGCAGGCTCAGATGAAGATAGTAACGATCTTCTTACTTATGATGTTATTAGTATGGATAGAAACGAACCTATCTCAGATATTGTAGGAGCTAATGGATTTGAAAGAGTTTATAATGTTCTATATGATGCAGATGGAAATGGTGCTTATGAGGGCAATGTTGATATAGCTGTAAAATTACCAAATGGTGTAAATTTAAGTGATATAGACATTACAGGTATCAAAGTACTCGGCGGACAATTCCTTCTTGAGGGTGATTTTAATGCACTACCAAGAAATGAAAGTCTAGTAGTTAAATTTTTATACAATGCTACTGATGACTCTGGTGTTGGCGCAGGAAATGCATACGATGAGGCTTCTGTTAGTGACTTAGGTATGGTAACACTTCGTGTAGTTGGAACTAATGATGTTGCACAACTAAGTGGAGACACTGCTGGTGGAATCCATGAAGATTCTCTTTTAGTTGAAGATGGTCAGTTAATCATCTCTGATTTAGATGCAGGCGAAGCACACTACCAAACTACATATAACTTTGAAGCTGGTGATTCTACATATGCTAATTCACTTGGTGTATTTAGTATAGCTGCAGATGGAAGATGGACTTATCAACTTGACCATGCAAATCATGGAGCAGAAATCCAAGCTCTTAATGCTGGAACTGTTACTGAAGTATTTACAGTATATGCAGCAGATGGAACTGAGCAACAAGTTACTATAACTATAGAAGGTAGCAATGATGCTCCTACTATTACATCTTCAGTTAGCGGTGCAACTGTTACTGAAAACGATGTTATAGATGGTGTAGTTACAGATGATACTGTTTTAGCTGATATAGATGCAACAGATGTTGATAACTCACCATTGACTTATAGTATCATCGGTGGTAACTCTGCTGGATATTTTGAGATTAATGCTGATGGAGAGATCACTCTAAGTGCTTCTGGAGAGAGTGCAATAGCAGCTAGTCTTGTAAATGATCAAACTTTTGATTTAGCTGTTGAGGTTTCAGATGGAGTTCTTAGTGATACTACAACAGTTTCAATAGTAGTAGATGATAACTTTGTTGATATTCCTACTATTGATTTACCTGCATCTATGGATAGTGGTATCTCAGATAGCGATAACTTAACAAATGTTAACAATCCTGTCTTAGACCTTGGAAATATTGCAACAGATGCACTTCAAGTTAGTATTATAGATGCTAGTTCAGAGATTCAAGCACAGGCTTCAAGAAGTTCAGTTACTGGAATATGGATGGTAAATAATAATGGTGCTGGAGCTCTTTCTTATAGTGCTGGAGAGTGGACATTTACTCCTGATTCTAACTTGGCAGATGGTCCACATACATATACTGTTGTTGTAGTTGATGATGCTGGTAATGAAGATCACACAAGCTTATCACTTAACATAGACGCAGCAGCACCTACTATAGATACATCTAGTGTAGCTGATAGTGTTAATGAGACTTTAACTCATATCGGTCAAGTGGTAGCTGCAGATGCAAACGGACCTGTTACATTTGCGGTATCAGATACTAACTTTGTTATCGATGCAGATGGTAACTTAAGCTTTGCAGTAGATGCAAACGGTGTTCCGTTATTGTCTGACTATGAAGATGCAACTTCACATAGTGTTATGGTAACTGCTACAGATAGTGCAGGAAACACTTCAACTGAAACTGTTAACTTTGATGTAAATAATGTTACAGGAAATGTTGAAGCTACTCTTGGCGGACAAATAGTTTTACATACATTTGATAGTAATTATTGGTATGGATGGTATACAGGAGATAGCAATGATGGTTGGAGTGTTCGTGGTGGTGAACATGATGGTTTAAGTGGACGAGGTGCACTTGGTTGGTTTGATGGAAGAAATAATACAGCATCACATGACTTTAGCTTAGACGATCAAGCTGGACAAACTGTAACAATCAAAGTTGAAGTTGATCTTGATAGTTTTGAAGGTAATGATGAGTTTGTTATGAGTGTTTATGATGGACATAGTTCAAGTGCAAATGATCTTTTAGCAACTCAAACAACTCACTCTGATGGAACTATGAGTTTAGACTTTGTTGTTCCAAATGATGGCGACTTTAAAGTTGTATTTTCAACTGATCATATGGAAAATAATTCTGATGCATGGAAAATTGACAACTTTGAGATAATAGGTCAAGGCGAAAAAGTTCTTAGCTTCGATAGTCCTACTGAAGGTACTATTGACTTATCATCTTACTTAGCTCAAGATAACGATACTGAGGGAGGTACAGCAGACTCTATAGATACTATAGATTTAAATGAAGCTACTTCTTTAAATATCTCTATTGAGGATGTTTTAGATGTTGCGAACAACAACGAGTTACGCATCACATCTGATGGTGGCGATGACAATAGCGTTACTTTAGATGCTAACATTACTCAAGTTGCAGATCAAAGTGCAGCTCCAGATGGTTTTACTACTTATGAAGGTAGTAATGGTACAGAAACAGTTCTTCTTACTATAGAAGATAACATTACAGTTGAATACTAGCAATAAAAGCTAGTAAACAACTTCTACATATTCTCACGCTTCTCTAGTGTGAGAATTTTTCTCCCATACATAAAAAATAATATAAAATATATAGACGTAAAGAGATTTATGTGTAAAAAAATTTATCTAAAAAGTAAGGCTAAAGAAATTCTGTCAGACACGCCAGCTTTTTCAAAGATATGACATACATGACCTTTAACGGTTGATAAAGCTATCTTTTGTTCTTGTGCTATATCTTTGTTAGAGTAACCATCTGCTATCATCAGAGCTATGTCTTTTTCCTTTTGAGTAAGTAGATGCAAAAAGTCTGGTTCGCTTTTGTCTATGGTTTGTACGTATTTGTTTATTACAAAATTGGTTAAATCTGAAAATAACCAACGATTTCCATTTTCTATGGCTTGTAACATTCTAAGAAGATTGTCTTTGTTGATATAAGAGTTTTCATAACCTCTTATACCCTTTGTTAAAAGAGTAGAAGCATGGTGAACTTCAGGTAAAGAGTTGAAAACTAAGGTAGTTATATTGTGGTAAGACTGTATAATCAAAAGAGATTCATCTATATCTGTAACGCTTAATTCATCTAGCATTAAAATGATATTTTCATCCATGTTTTCTAAGTAGTTGGTAAGTACATCAAAATTATCTATAGATACACTCAAGTACTTTCCAAACAAAGCATTTTGCCAATGCTTTTTTATAGAAGTCATCTTAGTAAATAAAATAATTTTTTTCATCTTACCTCTCGCTTAGTACATTTTCTCTTGCACGTAATATAGGTTTTAAAATATAATCAAGGACTGTTTTTTTACCAGTTATGATATCTACATCCGCAGTCATACCAACCATAACGTGTAACTTGTTTTCTTCATTTCCTAAGTAAGTTTTATCTGTTTTGATTTTAACTAGATAGTAGTTTTGTTTGTCAATCTCATCAATGATAGTATCAGCACTAATATGTGTCAAAGTACCTTGAAGTGAACCATAAATAGCAAAATCATAAGCAGAAAATTTTACTATGGCTCTTTGTCCAGGAAATAAAAATGCTATATCAGCAGGTCTGATTTTTGCTTCTACAAGTAAGTTGTCTTGTGTTGGAACGATTTCTATTATGTCCATACCAGGTTTTACAACACCACCTACAGTATTTACCAATAATTGTTTAATAGTTCCATTTACAGGAGAGCGTACAAAAGTTCTTTGAACTTTATCTTCTCTAGCAATATTTGTTCTTTGTATTCTTGACATTTCAGCTTTTGCTTCGTTGTAAGCTTCTTTTGCAGCATTGTGAAATTCTAGTTCAACTTCTCTAATGTTGTCTTTTTGTTCCTCTAAGACAGATATAAGCCTAGGAATAGAAAGTTCAATAGCACCCATCTCGCCTTGAATAGTGCTTTGTTGTCTTTGAAGTTGTAAATACTCAACTTCTGAAACTATACCTTTTTTAACAAGAGGTTTATTTAAAGAGACTTCTTTTGATATAAGCTCATAATTAGTTGTAAGTTGGAGAAGTTTTGCTTGAGCCTCTTTTAGTTCATTTCTTTTTTGCTCTAAACGGCGTTTGTAAATCATGATATTGTTGTTTAACTGTTCTAAGTTTGTTTTGTAAAGTGAGTATTCATGTTTAATAAGTTCTGGAGATGCTTCTCGAATTTTTTGTGAAACTATAAATTCTCCACCAGTAGATTCAGCCAAAAGACGAATAGTTTTTGCTTGAAGCTCGTTATATCTAAGTTGAGATTCTATAAACATACTTGCAAAACTTGTATCATCAATCTTTATAAGAATATCGTTCTTTTTAACAATAGAACCCTCTTTTACAAGAATTTCGCTTACAATACCACCCTCAAGATTTTGGATGATTTGTATTTTATTTGATGGTATTACCTTACCTTGACCACGTGTTAGGGCATCTATTTTTGCATTGTACGCCCAAGCTATTAGCCAAATAATAACAAACATACCTATCCAAAGAAGAAGTTTTGTTTTTAGATTGTTCTGCATAAGCATTGCAGAACTAATGGAGTCCATGTATTCTAAATCATCTTCACTTTTGATATTACAATTTTTAATATCGTTTTTTTCGTAAGAATAATCTACAAATTTATCTTCTAAACTCATGCTGTAACTACCTTTTTAGGTTTACTAAGTTGTTGTATTACATTTGCTCTTGTGTCATCTAAAACAATTTTTCCTTGAGCTAATAGTATCAATCTATCAGTAAGTGGAAGTAAGTTGTTTTTATGAGATATAAGAATCATAGTTTTGTTTTTTTTGTAATATTTCATAGCTCTTATAAAATAACTCTCATGCGTACTATCCATGGAGTTTGTAGGCTCATCTAGTAAAACTATAGGAGCTGAATGTATAAATGCTCTAGCTATGGAAATAGACTGTTTTTGACCACCAGATAGACCATCTCCCCTCTCTCCAACAGGCATATCAAAACCCATAGGATGGATATTTACAAAATCTTCTAATCCACTTAGTTTAGAAACACGAAGTATCTCTTCATCATTTGCATCTGGAGCACGAAGAATAATATTGTCTTTTAGAGTACCCTTAAATAAAACTACATCTTGAGGTACATAAGATATGTTTTCTCTTAAATCTGCTGGATCTATCTGTTTTATGTCGATACCATCGATGAGAATAGAACCCTCAGTAGGATCATAAAGTCCTAAAATAAGCTTTTCTATAGTAGTTTTTCCAGAACCATTTGTACCTATAATACCAACAGATTCACCTGGATGTATAGTAAAACTTACATCATCTAAAACTTTTTTTTCTGTATTTGGATAAATTAAACTTACATGTTGAAACTCTATCTTACCTGTAAATGAAGGTCGTTGAACAAATTTCTTTGCATCTTCACGTTCAACTTCAAGATTCATAATTCCATCTATTGCATCATAAGCTGTTTTAGTTTGTTGTAAGTTTGCTATAAGAGATGCTACTTGACCTAGTGGAGCTAACATTCTTGAAGAGAGCATTACAACAGCTATTAGACCACCCATACTAAGTGATTTTTCTCCAATAGCATATACTCCACCAATAATAATAGCAACAGTATTCATCTGAACTATGAAGTTTACAAAAGTTGATATAGAGTTTGATAGGATTTTAGACTTTAATCCTTTTTGAGCAACTCCACCAGATGCTTCTTCCCATTTCCATTGAGACTGACCACTAATACCTAAAGCTTTAATAGTTTCTAAAGCAGACAATGACTCGATAAGCACTGCATTTTTAAGCGCAGATGCTTGGTAAGTACTCTCTACTGAACGTCTCATAGGTTTTTCAACTATCATACTATATATAATGATTATAAGTCCACTAACCATAGGTATGGCTACAAGCCAATCTCCAATAATATAAACAATAAGTAAAAATATAATACTAAAAGGTAAGTCAATAATAGCGGCAATAGACGAAGCTGTGAAAAAACCACGAATAGAATCAAAATCTTTTAGATTACTTGCAAATGAACCAACAGAAGTTGGTTTAGCAGAGATTTTAAGATTTAAAACTCTTTCAAATATAATAGAGGACATAATAACATCACTCTTTTTAGCCGCATTTTCTAAGAAGTAAGAACGTAGAAATTTTAATACCATATCAAAAATGTAAATAACTATAATACCTGTGGCAAATACCCACATGGTGTCTATAGCGTTATTTGGTACAACTCTATCATAAATATTAAGTGTAAATATTGGACTTGCCATAACAAATATATTTATCAAAAATGAAGCAATAATTACATCAGAATAAACACCTCTTGAATAAGCTAATGTCCCCCAAAACCAATGACGCTTTTCATGTTTTAGTATTCTTTTATGTGCATCTTTGTAGCTATGGTCTGGTTTAATCAAATATGCAAAGTTGATGTACTCTTCTTCAAGAGCTTCACTACTAATCCAGTTTTCACCACCATCAAGTTCTGGAAGTATAATCTTGGCATGTTTTTTATCTGGACTTATTTCAGTTAAAATACAAGCTTTTTCGCCGTTTTTATCACCTTTTAAAATTAATATTACAGGCAAAAGAAGTGGGGATATATCTTTAAATGAGTAATTTACTAACTTAGAGCTAAATCCAGCACGCTGAGCTGCTCGAGAAAAAGCTGAATTTGCTACCTTAGAATCAAGAGAAAAAAGTTTCGGTATTGACCTTCCAGGCTCAACAGGGAGATCTGCAACTAAAGCTTCTGCACTAAACGGTCTATTGTAGAGCTTGGTAAAAATTACCAAGCACTCTAAAATAGGGTCTTTAAATCCTCTATTTGATGACGACATTCATTTCTTCTAACATTTTACCAGTATGAGATAAAATTCCATAATAAGCAGTTAAGTTTTCATAAGTTGCATTAACTTTACGATTTTTTGCATTACTATATTCTAACTCGATATTTAAAAGGTCAATGATACTTCTTCTACCTAACTCATTTTCTTGTTGATAATCAGAAACTGTTTGAGCACTTGCTTTGATATTTTTTTCTATATAAACTAACTGTTTTTGAGTCATTTCATATGTTGTCCAAGCAATTTTCGTATTTGCTTTTATGAAAAGTTTTGCATCTGCAAGTGTTGCATTTTGTTGAAGCAAAATGTGTTGATTTGCTTGTTTATTTGCAGAATCTGCTAAACCATTGAAAAGGTTATAGTTAAGAACTAACATCCCACTATATCCAGAATCTTCACTTTCAAAATCATATTGATCATTTGCTTGATTGTATCCAACTCCATGAACACTATCATTCCAATAAGCTTTAGCTACTAAATCAGCTGATGGATAATATGGTGCATTAGCACGTTTAACCGCAGCTTTTGCAGCTTCTATATCGTTGTTAGAAACAACTACAGTTGGATTGTTTTTTATAGCAAGATCAACTAACTCATCTAAAGTTGCTGCTGGAATAGCTCCTGCAACAGGTTTTTCAAGTTCTTTAGGATCTACACCAGGTAAAATACGCTCAAAACTATAAGCAGCTATAAGGTAGTTTTGTTCAGCTAAATATTCTGCAGCTTTAGCACTCTCATAACGAGATAATGTTTGCTCATAGTCAGAATTTCTAGCTATACCTGCATCTACTTTTTCTTTAATTTGCTTAAGATATTTATCGTGTACTGATACATTTTCTTTAGCAATATCGTAAAGTTCAAGAGTTTTTAGTACATCTAGGTACGCAGTAGTTGCTTCAAGCGCCAAATTGTTAGCACTCTCAACCACAGTAGAACTAGCAGATAACACTAAAGCTTTTTGTTGTTTCATACCATACATAGTATCAAGACCAGCGAATACATTTTGTGTTAGTAAAGCTGAAGCCTCTTGTCTAGTCATTTTAGTTTCTTCTCTCTCATTGGCAGGAGTTTTTGTTACTTCAGGCCCAATTGAGTAAGAAAGATCGATAGAAGGTAAATAACCAGCTCTAACTTGCGTTAATCTTTCCTTGTTGAAATTAACCGATTCTTTTTTAATCTGAATTTGTGGATGCGTCTCTATAACACTTTGCACAGCTTCAGTCATAGTCATCGCACTCAAAAGTGCAGGCAGCAAGCTCAACGATATTAATGGTAAATGTTTCATTTTGTGTCCTTTTAGTGAATAATATAAGTATAACAACAAAAAAATATAAGCAATCTTAAACTAATACAAATTTGATTATTAATATTCTTATTTACATATTTTGTGTTAATTTGTATTATTTTTTTTAATTAAAATATTTTTTACCCTCATAAACTCTCTTAGTTACATAGATATTGTATGATGATAAAAATATTTTTACAAAGAAGCTAAAATGAAAATACGAGTTTATTACGAAGATACAGATATGGGTGGGGTGGTTTATCACTCTAATTACTTAAACTTTTGTGAAAGAGCTAGGAGTGAAGCTTTTTTTAAAAAAGGTATGACGCCTGTTTTGCCAAATGGTCATTTTGTTGCTAGAAAATTAGAAGCGGATTATATTTCAAGTGCTAAGCTTGGTGATGAGTTAGAAATTATTACGGAACTTGTTCAGATGAAAGCTGCATCTTTTGTTCTTTGTCAAACCATATATAAAGACTCTAAAAAAATATTTGGATTGTCTATAACATTAGCATATATAACTTTTGAAGCAAAACCTCAAAAGATAGATGCAGAGACAAAAGAGCTTATTTTATCACTCTTCGATATATGATTTTTTTGGTATATGTTTAACAAATCTATATAGCGAAGGGTTTAATAACTCTATAGGATATATCATTTGATTATCTTGTATCTCTATGTTGTATTCTCTATCTTCTCTTGTAGCAAGAGAGAAAAAATAATCCACACCAACAGTAGTAGTATAATTTATCCAATCATAGACTATATCGTTTCCTAAAAGGGAGTTTGTTTCTATTAAAATATTATTGTTTTTGGTTATGGAATTTGCAATAATCATATTTTTTCTATCTTCGTATTGAGTCATAGATAACATTAATGGATCGTAATTAATTTGAGTAGATAATACATTTGTAGCGTTTGTATCATATAGAGTAAGTTGAGACATAATCATACCAGTTTTTACTATTGGCGTATTTATGAAAAATGAGCCATTTACAATTTTTTCATTTTCAAAAAGTTGTTTTTCTAAGTTGGTAGTTCTCTTTGGGATAGAAAATTTAACTACTGTTTTGTTTGCATCTACTATCTGAGTATTAATCTCTTCTTGCGTTAAGTTTTGATCTATTTCATCGTATATAAATTGTTTTTCTTCATAAATACTAAGTTTTTCACCTATGCTTGATTGATCATAAAATATAACTAAAGGTGAAACAGCCTCTTTTAAAAGTAAATCACTTTGAGCTTTATAGTCAATACCACCATAAAAAAGATATGAAGAAGTAGAACTGATATCTTTTTTGTTTATAGTAGGAAAAAATATATTCATATCAGGGTTTATCTCTGCAATGGCATCTGCACCTTTTTGTGTGAGTGGGGCTATAACATAGAAAAAATCATCTTTTGACATTTGCAAAAGTGCTTTTTTTATATCTTCTACACTTTCACTCTCTATCTTGTAACTTTTCATCTCAAAAGCATGGTTTTTAGCTATAAGATATGCAAATGAAGCATTTGTAGTTGATGAAGCATATCTGCCAATAAT is a window of uncultured Sulfurimonas sp. DNA encoding:
- a CDS encoding HlyD family type I secretion periplasmic adaptor subunit; translated protein: MSLEDKFVDYSYEKNDIKNCNIKSEDDLEYMDSISSAMLMQNNLKTKLLLWIGMFVIIWLIAWAYNAKIDALTRGQGKVIPSNKIQIIQNLEGGIVSEILVKEGSIVKKNDILIKIDDTSFASMFIESQLRYNELQAKTIRLLAESTGGEFIVSQKIREASPELIKHEYSLYKTNLEQLNNNIMIYKRRLEQKRNELKEAQAKLLQLTTNYELISKEVSLNKPLVKKGIVSEVEYLQLQRQQSTIQGEMGAIELSIPRLISVLEEQKDNIREVELEFHNAAKEAYNEAKAEMSRIQRTNIAREDKVQRTFVRSPVNGTIKQLLVNTVGGVVKPGMDIIEIVPTQDNLLVEAKIRPADIAFLFPGQRAIVKFSAYDFAIYGSLQGTLTHISADTIIDEIDKQNYYLVKIKTDKTYLGNEENKLHVMVGMTADVDIITGKKTVLDYILKPILRARENVLSER
- a CDS encoding TolC family outer membrane protein, translating into MKHLPLISLSLLPALLSAMTMTEAVQSVIETHPQIQIKKESVNFNKERLTQVRAGYLPSIDLSYSIGPEVTKTPANEREETKMTRQEASALLTQNVFAGLDTMYGMKQQKALVLSASSTVVESANNLALEATTAYLDVLKTLELYDIAKENVSVHDKYLKQIKEKVDAGIARNSDYEQTLSRYESAKAAEYLAEQNYLIAAYSFERILPGVDPKELEKPVAGAIPAATLDELVDLAIKNNPTVVVSNNDIEAAKAAVKRANAPYYPSADLVAKAYWNDSVHGVGYNQANDQYDFESEDSGYSGMLVLNYNLFNGLADSANKQANQHILLQQNATLADAKLFIKANTKIAWTTYEMTQKQLVYIEKNIKASAQTVSDYQQENELGRRSIIDLLNIELEYSNAKNRKVNATYENLTAYYGILSHTGKMLEEMNVVIK
- a CDS encoding type I secretion system permease/ATPase codes for the protein MSSSNRGFKDPILECLVIFTKLYNRPFSAEALVADLPVEPGRSIPKLFSLDSKVANSAFSRAAQRAGFSSKLVNYSFKDISPLLLPVILILKGDKNGEKACILTEISPDKKHAKIILPELDGGENWISSEALEEEYINFAYLIKPDHSYKDAHKRILKHEKRHWFWGTLAYSRGVYSDVIIASFLINIFVMASPIFTLNIYDRVVPNNAIDTMWVFATGIIVIYIFDMVLKFLRSYFLENAAKKSDVIMSSIIFERVLNLKISAKPTSVGSFASNLKDFDSIRGFFTASSIAAIIDLPFSIIFLLIVYIIGDWLVAIPMVSGLIIIIYSMIVEKPMRRSVESTYQASALKNAVLIESLSALETIKALGISGQSQWKWEEASGGVAQKGLKSKILSNSISTFVNFIVQMNTVAIIIGGVYAIGEKSLSMGGLIAVVMLSSRMLAPLGQVASLIANLQQTKTAYDAIDGIMNLEVEREDAKKFVQRPSFTGKIEFQHVSLIYPNTEKKVLDDVSFTIHPGESVGIIGTNGSGKTTIEKLILGLYDPTEGSILIDGIDIKQIDPADLRENISYVPQDVVLFKGTLKDNIILRAPDANDEEILRVSKLSGLEDFVNIHPMGFDMPVGERGDGLSGGQKQSISIARAFIHSAPIVLLDEPTNSMDSTHESYFIRAMKYYKKNKTMILISHKNNLLPLTDRLILLAQGKIVLDDTRANVIQQLSKPKKVVTA
- a CDS encoding YbgC/FadM family acyl-CoA thioesterase, with translation MKIRVYYEDTDMGGVVYHSNYLNFCERARSEAFFKKGMTPVLPNGHFVARKLEADYISSAKLGDELEIITELVQMKAASFVLCQTIYKDSKKIFGLSITLAYITFEAKPQKIDAETKELILSLFDI